In one window of Patescibacteria group bacterium DNA:
- a CDS encoding O-antigen ligase family protein: MSQKMYLKILQIGVYVSLFFVFFVFKNLLFPYITSKQIPFNILMEVLFIILVAFVVKYPQYRPKKSYITFGMMAFFSIMIISSFTGVDYNLSMFGDVERMLGAFHILHFFILYLVIITAFKSWTDWKWLYVTSLVIAVLVSLNGLGEGAQAYSYIGNTAYVSGYLIFNIYFTILLFIKEKKDNSLRWLYLLPNLIFYFEFVKLQTTGALVGLGVSFMLMAFLYGVMYKNKKIRIATFSILVFLIALTAFVFLNRNSDFVKNTPPFSNISAISTQKATFQTRLISWRGGIKDLRNHPFLGVGHGNYAYIFDKYFDPAFYDITRGDTYFDRAHNNIIDIVSTTGFLGLLTYLSIFVALAYYLIRGYRKDYIDLHEFIILTSLFVGYFIQNLAVFDSFPTYQMLMISLGYVYWLNKKGEDVENGVSDIDGGDTTFDNKEIYALLISGIIMLTIAYQYNVKPWKMLVGTIDGQKVAKNPELLIAAYKKALSYDTVLDRDSRTSLIRMFSDPNSLTGLTVEKKKEYMDYIISLAEKNVAYNTHDSLNQMALAQVLNTAASIYQIGSESFMFYSSRALEAINKSIEATPGRVPVYYQKAQVYMTQGETDKALETLRYAYDLHPSYYDSSCYLGKTLIYLKKETEGYRYLDECVQSAGGADLLSPVGYVRSLVKRYVDKNDWESVEKLAKRIVTLEPTSANWINLAKLYAQRGEKDKAIEAVGAAVKLDPGIEQYAKEFLDNLK, from the coding sequence ATGAGTCAAAAGATGTATTTAAAGATTTTACAGATTGGCGTTTACGTGTCGTTGTTTTTCGTTTTTTTCGTTTTTAAGAATCTTTTATTCCCTTATATTACTTCCAAGCAAATTCCTTTTAATATTTTAATGGAAGTTTTATTTATTATTTTGGTAGCCTTTGTTGTGAAATATCCGCAGTATCGCCCCAAGAAGTCATATATCACTTTCGGCATGATGGCCTTTTTCTCTATAATGATAATCTCATCTTTTACCGGAGTTGATTATAATTTAAGCATGTTCGGCGATGTTGAGAGAATGTTGGGTGCTTTTCATATTTTACATTTTTTCATTCTTTATTTAGTTATTATTACAGCCTTTAAGTCGTGGACTGATTGGAAGTGGTTATATGTAACATCTTTGGTGATTGCTGTCTTGGTCAGTCTTAACGGACTTGGGGAGGGCGCGCAGGCTTATAGCTATATCGGTAACACTGCTTATGTTAGTGGCTATTTAATTTTTAATATTTATTTCACTATTCTTTTATTTATAAAAGAAAAAAAAGACAACAGTTTACGCTGGTTGTATTTGTTGCCGAATTTGATTTTTTATTTTGAATTTGTGAAATTGCAAACCACTGGCGCGCTTGTTGGTTTGGGTGTTAGTTTTATGTTGATGGCATTTCTTTATGGCGTCATGTATAAAAATAAAAAAATACGTATTGCTACTTTTTCAATTCTGGTTTTTCTTATTGCTTTAACAGCTTTTGTCTTTTTGAACAGGAATAGTGATTTTGTTAAAAACACGCCACCATTTAGTAATATCAGTGCAATTAGTACTCAAAAGGCGACTTTTCAAACTCGCCTTATTTCATGGAGGGGCGGAATCAAGGATTTAAGAAACCATCCGTTCTTGGGCGTTGGTCATGGTAATTATGCTTATATTTTTGATAAATATTTTGATCCGGCCTTTTATGATATTACAAGAGGTGATACTTATTTTGATCGAGCCCATAATAATATAATCGATATTGTGTCCACTACTGGCTTCTTAGGTCTTTTGACGTATTTATCTATTTTTGTAGCCCTTGCTTATTATTTAATAAGAGGGTATCGAAAAGATTATATTGATTTGCATGAGTTTATTATTTTAACCTCTCTTTTTGTTGGTTACTTTATTCAAAATCTAGCCGTATTTGATTCTTTTCCAACTTATCAAATGTTAATGATTTCTTTGGGCTATGTTTATTGGTTAAATAAAAAAGGTGAAGATGTGGAAAATGGTGTAAGTGATATTGATGGTGGAGACACAACTTTTGACAATAAGGAGATTTATGCCTTGTTGATTTCTGGGATTATTATGTTGACAATTGCTTATCAATATAATGTTAAACCCTGGAAGATGTTGGTTGGTACTATTGATGGCCAGAAGGTGGCTAAAAACCCCGAGTTATTAATTGCGGCATACAAGAAGGCCTTGAGCTATGACACTGTTCTTGATCGTGATAGTCGAACAAGTTTGATTCGAATGTTTTCAGACCCTAATAGTTTAACTGGCTTGACTGTTGAAAAAAAGAAAGAGTATATGGATTATATAATTAGTTTGGCTGAGAAGAATGTTGCTTACAATACCCATGATAGTTTGAATCAAATGGCCTTGGCGCAGGTTTTAAATACTGCCGCCAGTATTTATCAGATTGGATCAGAGAGTTTTATGTTTTATTCTAGTCGAGCCTTGGAAGCAATTAATAAATCAATTGAGGCAACACCAGGACGAGTGCCGGTTTATTATCAGAAGGCGCAGGTTTATATGACACAAGGAGAAACAGATAAGGCTCTCGAAACTTTGCGCTATGCCTATGATTTACATCCCTCTTATTATGACTCATCTTGTTATCTTGGTAAAACTTTAATTTATTTAAAAAAGGAAACAGAGGGTTATAGATACTTGGATGAATGTGTGCAATCTGCCGGTGGCGCCGATTTATTGTCACCAGTTGGATATGTAAGAAGTTTAGTTAAGCGATATGTTGATAAAAATGACTGGGAAAGTGTTGAAAAATTAGCTAAAAGAATTGTCACACTTGAGCCAACGTCGGCGAATTGGATAAATCTAGCCAAGCTTTATGCGCAGAGGGGCGAAAAAGACAAGGCTATCGAGGCCGTTGGTGCGGCGGTTAAACTTGACCCAGGGATCGAACAGTACGCAAAAGAATTTTTGGACAATTTGAAATAA